Proteins found in one Planctomycetaceae bacterium genomic segment:
- a CDS encoding 3-dehydroquinate synthase: MTEQHQNAASSAAGPQGHVFHQRFSVSFDYPVYFTRGIFVPENALLIDVLERLGEKRLHRAAVFIDAGLAAAQPQLTAGVVEYFHAHCGRAELALPPQLVSGGEGAKQSWDLVRSVMSVLGNAHLDRQSFVIAIGGGAVLDMVGFAASLVHRGLRLVRLPSTTLAQNDAGVGVKTGMNEHGAKNFVGTFAPPFAVINDFGLLATLTDRDWRAGLAEAFKVALIKDRSLLKLLVAKAAALADRDAAAMEDVIRRTAILHLEHIRDGGDAFETGSARPLDFGHWAAHKIETMTGYAVGHGQAVAIGIAIDMHCAMSRGLITQGEFDSVMAAMIACGLPVWDPCLARRSDAGELEILEGLRQFQEHLGGALTITLPDGLGRKCQVHHMDAAQIENALAWLSRRTKEITNESKKI, from the coding sequence ATGACTGAACAACATCAAAATGCCGCGTCATCCGCCGCCGGCCCCCAAGGGCACGTGTTCCACCAGCGCTTCAGCGTGTCGTTTGACTACCCCGTGTACTTCACGCGCGGGATTTTTGTGCCGGAAAACGCCCTGCTGATCGACGTGCTCGAACGCCTGGGAGAAAAGCGCCTGCACCGCGCAGCCGTCTTCATCGACGCGGGCCTGGCTGCGGCCCAGCCGCAATTGACTGCCGGCGTCGTGGAGTACTTCCACGCCCACTGCGGCAGGGCGGAACTGGCGTTGCCGCCGCAGCTTGTCAGCGGCGGCGAAGGCGCCAAGCAGAGCTGGGACCTGGTGCGGTCGGTGATGTCCGTCCTGGGCAACGCCCACCTCGATCGCCAGAGCTTCGTGATCGCTATCGGCGGCGGGGCGGTGCTGGACATGGTGGGCTTCGCCGCCTCGCTGGTGCATCGCGGCCTGCGCCTCGTGCGCCTGCCCAGCACGACGCTGGCCCAGAACGACGCGGGCGTGGGCGTCAAGACCGGCATGAACGAGCACGGGGCCAAGAACTTCGTCGGCACGTTTGCCCCGCCCTTTGCCGTGATCAACGACTTCGGCCTGCTGGCCACGCTGACCGACCGCGACTGGAGGGCGGGCCTGGCCGAGGCGTTCAAGGTCGCCCTCATCAAGGATCGCTCGCTGCTGAAACTACTGGTCGCCAAGGCCGCCGCCCTGGCCGACCGCGACGCTGCGGCCATGGAAGACGTCATCCGCCGGACCGCCATTCTGCACCTGGAGCACATCCGCGACGGCGGCGACGCGTTCGAGACCGGCTCGGCGCGCCCGCTGGATTTCGGCCACTGGGCCGCCCATAAGATCGAGACGATGACCGGCTACGCCGTCGGGCACGGACAAGCGGTGGCCATCGGCATCGCCATCGACATGCACTGTGCGATGTCGCGGGGGCTGATCACGCAAGGCGAGTTCGACAGCGTGATGGCGGCTATGATTGCCTGCGGCTTGCCGGTCTGGGACCCCTGCCTGGCCCGCCGCAGCGACGCGGGCGAGTTGGAGATTCTCGAAGGCCTGCGCCAGTTCCAGGAGCACCTGGGCGGCGCGCTGACGATCACGCTGCCAGACGGCCTGGGCCGCAAGTGCCAGGTGCATCACATGGACGCCGCACAGATCGAAAACGCTCTGGCGTGGCTTTCGCGGCGCACCAAAGAGATCACAAATGAGTCAAAGAAGATTTAG
- the eboE gene encoding metabolite traffic protein EboE yields the protein MLIRSKPPLHLTYCLNVHPGETWAENLTSIATSAIAVRDRLGWTEPFGLGLRLSARAAGELLEGDRLGEFRRFLGDNGLYVFTINGFPYGQFHKTAVKQDVYRPDWRQESRLTYTLQLADILAGLLGEGVTGSISTVPGSYKSWISGASQVQTMVANLAAAAMHLDELRARTGREICLALEPEPDCYIETTDEAIAFFAGPMKETGAAWLEAGGRDERSAAEILARHVGLCFDTSHMAVEFEDIGQSLDALTAAGVRVAKIHLSSALSAGPGVDAPAALAAFDERVYLHQVKVRAASGAVLSYNDLPDALDSADPSAQWRVHFHVPLFFSGRGDLEPTTAQLIEALPRRIAAGTTEHLEIETYTFGVLPPDLAAPDLPAALAREYEWVFNHLLPRP from the coding sequence ATGCTTATCCGCTCAAAACCTCCGCTGCATCTGACTTACTGCCTCAACGTTCATCCTGGTGAGACGTGGGCGGAGAATTTGACGTCTATCGCCACCAGCGCCATCGCCGTGCGCGACCGCCTGGGTTGGACGGAGCCTTTCGGACTGGGGTTGCGGCTCAGCGCGCGGGCGGCGGGGGAGTTGCTTGAGGGAGATCGCCTTGGCGAGTTCCGCCGTTTTCTGGGCGACAACGGCCTTTATGTGTTCACCATCAACGGCTTTCCATACGGGCAGTTTCACAAGACCGCCGTCAAGCAGGACGTCTACCGCCCGGACTGGCGGCAGGAGTCGCGCCTGACGTACACGCTGCAACTGGCTGACATCCTGGCGGGCTTGCTGGGCGAGGGCGTGACCGGCAGCATTTCCACGGTGCCCGGATCGTACAAGAGCTGGATCTCCGGCGCGTCGCAGGTGCAGACGATGGTCGCGAACCTTGCGGCCGCCGCGATGCACCTGGACGAACTTCGCGCCCGCACGGGGCGCGAGATCTGCCTGGCGCTGGAGCCCGAGCCGGATTGTTATATCGAGACCACCGACGAGGCCATCGCCTTCTTTGCCGGGCCGATGAAGGAAACCGGCGCCGCCTGGCTCGAAGCCGGCGGGCGCGACGAACGCTCCGCCGCCGAGATCCTCGCCCGCCACGTCGGGCTATGCTTCGACACCTCGCACATGGCCGTCGAGTTCGAGGATATCGGTCAGAGCCTCGATGCCCTGACGGCCGCCGGCGTTCGCGTGGCGAAGATCCACCTCAGTTCCGCCCTGTCGGCAGGGCCGGGCGTGGACGCCCCGGCGGCGCTGGCGGCATTCGACGAGCGAGTCTATCTCCACCAGGTCAAGGTCCGCGCCGCCTCGGGCGCCGTCTTGTCCTACAACGATCTGCCCGACGCCCTGGACAGCGCTGACCCGTCCGCCCAGTGGCGCGTGCATTTCCACGTGCCCCTGTTCTTCAGCGGGCGAGGCGACCTTGAGCCGACCACCGCCCAGCTCATCGAGGCCCTGCCCCGCCGCATCGCCGCCGGGACCACCGAGCATCTGGAGATCGAGACCTATACCTTCGGCGTCCTGCCGCCCGACCTGGCCGCCCCCGACCTGCCCGCCGCCCTGGCGCGCGAATACGAGTGGGTTTTCAACCACCTCCTCCCCCGGCCATAA
- the dnaE gene encoding DNA polymerase III subunit alpha, producing MDGFVHLHTHTHYSLLDGANRIDDLLRRAKETGMGALAITDHGNLFGAIEFYNHARQAGIKPILGMEAYISPTTRSDKSMRNQKNAAYHMILLAMNEGGWKNLIKLSSRAYMEGFYYKPRIDRELLAEFNDGLICTTACLGGEVPSALMDGNTDKARAIAGEYRDIFGPERFFIELQKQGLAEQDRVNPMLAALAADLGVRTVGTNDVHFLTRGDKPSHEVLCCVSTGKLLGEDTTVVYTPEMYLKSPAEMRQALANWPEAADATLAIAEMCNVELHHDPHLPAFPTPAGVTPDAYLADLAWKGLAGRFAGRDIPANYVQRLKWELQVIADKGYSSYFLIVNDFVQFARSNRIPAAPRGSGVATLLGYSLGVADVDPIRYGLLFERFTDPQRKEAPDIDIDICQEGRGRIIQYVREKYGHVAQIITYGTLKARAVLKDVGRVMGMSVAEVDVITKKVPDALHVTLDSALESEPDLKKLYDTDSRIHDMIEHGKRLEGLARHAGVHAAGVVVAQQPLETLVPLYRQSSSEDAITQWDGPTCDKIGLMKMDFLGLRTLTVIQRARELVAASTGVDHDPEALPLDDDKVYELFRAGRTDGVFQFESDGMKGVLMQMQPSRIEDLIAANAMYRPGPMELIPSYCHRKLGREQVPSVHPLVDEMLAETYGIMCYQEQVMQVLNRLGKLPLNRALTLIKAISKKKAKVIEEERPNFLTGAKENGISESEAQELFELILKFAGYGFNKAHSTRYAIVAYQTAYFKVYHPREFMAALLTFECGDTDKVVQYMTEAQRMGISVAPPDINTCASDFTVDGDRVRFGLAAVKGVGEKAVHSILEARCRAKTFRDLFHFCRETDLHAVNRSVIEALIKCGAFDAHGASRAAMIAVVEQAIAMGQEAAADRKSGQMSLLGGMGLAADADAPAKFPNVEPWSEAQLLAAEKETLGFYVTSHPLIHYARELEALSYPKDTKLSNLDALAAGAQVTIGCMIASVRATVTKTGRSAGKKMAMLTIEDLTGKADAVVFSESYEKFKDELEVERMVFIVGTVDRRRERPNIIVDNVIPIDKALEELTGSITLRLPPGAAPELTDAAPQAAQPAPASGPILPRLKALLSAHRGGGSVYLELHPVEHSGVVAKMRLGKDYAVAPSRKLVDALVELLGDQSYLVLTPKPRKENGNGKKQFYRTAPKQLSLGNGNGKPNAPASAAVTRFN from the coding sequence ATGGACGGATTCGTACACCTTCACACGCACACGCATTACTCCCTGCTCGACGGGGCCAATCGCATTGACGATCTGCTGCGCCGCGCCAAAGAAACGGGCATGGGCGCCCTGGCGATCACGGACCACGGCAACCTGTTTGGGGCTATCGAGTTCTACAACCACGCCCGCCAGGCGGGCATCAAGCCCATCCTGGGCATGGAAGCGTACATCTCGCCCACCACGCGCAGCGACAAGTCGATGCGCAACCAGAAGAACGCCGCCTACCACATGATCCTGCTGGCCATGAACGAGGGCGGCTGGAAGAACCTCATCAAGCTCTCCAGCCGCGCGTACATGGAAGGCTTCTACTACAAGCCGCGCATCGACCGCGAGCTGCTGGCGGAATTCAACGACGGGCTCATCTGCACCACGGCCTGCCTGGGCGGCGAGGTGCCCTCGGCGCTGATGGACGGCAACACCGACAAGGCCCGGGCGATCGCCGGCGAGTACCGCGACATCTTCGGGCCCGAGCGGTTCTTCATCGAACTGCAGAAGCAGGGCCTGGCCGAGCAGGATCGCGTCAACCCGATGCTGGCGGCCCTGGCGGCCGACCTGGGCGTGCGCACGGTCGGCACCAACGACGTACACTTCCTGACGCGCGGCGACAAGCCCTCGCACGAGGTGCTCTGCTGCGTCTCGACGGGCAAGCTCCTGGGCGAAGACACCACCGTCGTCTACACGCCCGAGATGTATCTCAAGAGCCCCGCCGAGATGCGCCAGGCGCTGGCGAACTGGCCCGAGGCCGCCGACGCGACGCTGGCCATCGCCGAGATGTGCAACGTCGAGCTGCACCACGACCCGCACCTGCCGGCGTTCCCCACGCCCGCGGGCGTCACGCCCGACGCCTACCTGGCGGACCTGGCGTGGAAAGGCCTGGCCGGGCGCTTCGCCGGCAGGGACATTCCCGCCAACTATGTCCAGCGGCTCAAGTGGGAGCTGCAGGTCATCGCCGACAAGGGGTACAGTTCGTATTTCCTGATCGTCAACGACTTCGTGCAGTTCGCCCGTTCCAACCGCATTCCCGCCGCCCCTCGCGGCAGCGGCGTGGCGACCTTGCTGGGGTATTCGCTGGGGGTGGCCGACGTCGACCCGATCCGCTACGGCCTGCTGTTCGAGCGGTTCACCGACCCGCAGCGCAAAGAGGCGCCCGATATCGACATCGACATCTGCCAGGAAGGGCGCGGGCGGATCATTCAATACGTGCGCGAGAAGTACGGCCACGTCGCGCAGATCATCACCTACGGGACGCTCAAGGCCCGCGCGGTCCTCAAGGACGTCGGGCGCGTGATGGGCATGAGCGTGGCCGAGGTGGACGTCATCACCAAGAAGGTGCCCGACGCGCTGCACGTCACGCTCGACAGCGCCCTCGAGAGCGAGCCGGACCTCAAGAAGCTCTACGACACCGACAGCCGCATCCACGACATGATCGAGCACGGCAAGCGGCTCGAAGGCCTCGCCCGCCACGCCGGCGTGCATGCCGCGGGCGTGGTCGTCGCCCAGCAGCCCCTCGAGACGCTCGTGCCGCTGTACCGCCAGTCCAGCTCCGAAGACGCCATCACGCAGTGGGACGGGCCCACCTGCGACAAGATCGGCCTGATGAAGATGGACTTCCTGGGCCTGCGCACGCTGACGGTGATCCAGCGCGCCCGCGAGCTGGTGGCGGCGAGCACCGGCGTCGATCACGACCCCGAAGCCCTGCCCCTCGACGACGATAAAGTCTACGAGCTCTTCCGCGCAGGGCGAACCGACGGCGTGTTCCAGTTTGAATCCGACGGCATGAAGGGCGTCCTGATGCAGATGCAGCCGTCTCGCATCGAGGACCTCATCGCCGCCAACGCCATGTACCGTCCCGGGCCGATGGAGCTGATCCCCAGCTACTGCCACCGCAAGCTCGGGCGCGAGCAAGTGCCCAGCGTGCACCCGCTGGTCGACGAGATGCTGGCCGAAACGTACGGCATCATGTGCTACCAGGAGCAGGTCATGCAGGTGCTCAACCGCCTGGGCAAGCTGCCGCTCAACCGCGCCCTGACGCTCATCAAGGCTATCAGCAAGAAAAAGGCCAAGGTCATCGAGGAGGAGCGGCCAAACTTTTTGACCGGCGCGAAGGAAAACGGCATCAGCGAGTCTGAGGCGCAGGAACTCTTCGAGCTGATTCTCAAGTTCGCCGGGTACGGTTTCAACAAGGCCCACTCGACGCGCTACGCGATCGTGGCGTACCAGACGGCGTACTTCAAGGTCTACCACCCGCGCGAGTTCATGGCCGCGCTGCTGACCTTCGAGTGCGGCGACACCGACAAGGTCGTGCAGTACATGACCGAGGCGCAGCGCATGGGCATCAGCGTCGCCCCGCCCGACATCAACACCTGCGCCAGCGACTTTACCGTCGACGGCGACCGCGTGCGCTTCGGCCTCGCTGCCGTCAAGGGCGTCGGCGAAAAGGCCGTGCATTCGATCCTCGAAGCCCGCTGCCGCGCCAAGACCTTCCGCGATCTGTTCCACTTCTGCCGCGAGACCGACCTGCATGCCGTCAACCGCTCCGTCATCGAGGCGCTGATCAAGTGCGGCGCCTTCGACGCCCACGGCGCCAGCCGGGCGGCCATGATCGCCGTCGTCGAACAGGCCATCGCCATGGGGCAGGAAGCCGCCGCCGACCGAAAGAGCGGGCAGATGAGCCTGCTGGGCGGGATGGGCTTGGCCGCCGACGCCGACGCGCCGGCCAAATTCCCCAACGTCGAACCCTGGTCAGAGGCACAGCTCCTGGCGGCCGAGAAGGAGACGCTCGGCTTCTACGTCACCAGCCATCCGCTGATCCACTACGCCCGCGAGCTCGAGGCCTTGAGCTATCCCAAGGATACGAAGCTCTCGAATCTTGACGCCCTGGCGGCGGGGGCGCAGGTCACCATCGGGTGCATGATCGCCTCCGTGCGGGCGACCGTCACCAAGACCGGGCGCTCGGCGGGCAAGAAGATGGCGATGCTGACGATCGAGGACCTGACCGGCAAAGCCGACGCGGTGGTCTTCTCGGAATCGTACGAGAAGTTCAAGGACGAACTGGAAGTCGAACGCATGGTCTTCATCGTCGGGACGGTCGACCGCCGCCGCGAACGTCCGAACATCATCGTCGACAACGTCATCCCTATCGACAAGGCGCTGGAAGAGCTGACCGGGTCGATCACCCTGCGCCTCCCGCCGGGCGCCGCACCGGAACTGACGGACGCCGCGCCGCAAGCGGCGCAGCCGGCGCCGGCTTCAGGGCCGATCCTGCCTCGCCTCAAGGCGCTGCTTAGCGCCCATCGCGGCGGCGGGTCGGTCTACCTGGAACTGCACCCCGTCGAGCACAGCGGCGTTGTCGCCAAGATGCGCCTGGGCAAAGACTACGCCGTCGCCCCATCGCGAAAACTTGTCGACGCGCTGGTTGAACTGCTGGGCGACCAGAGCTATCTCGTCCTGACCCCCAAGCCCCGCAAAGAAAACGGCAACGGCAAAAAGCAATTCTACCGCACCGCCCCCAAGCAACTGTCCCTGGGCAACGGCAACGGAAAACCCAATGCCCCCGCCAGCGCCGCCGTCACGCGGTTCAATTAG